In Thermoplasmata archaeon, the following proteins share a genomic window:
- a CDS encoding kelch repeat-containing protein, whose protein sequence is MPRRRAQILMMAHMILFASLTTSLESSSDHSTISPTITSNDMDFNGTGCLFENCLIRGTGTDARIELDLNLTGVWKERAPSVSPAPRCWHAMAAIGNDDKIILYGGLSKEYSGWILLNDTWVYDLSENTWTHTFPPRDPSGRYAHAMATIWGDDKVVLYGGHSNNMTDSNINGTWVYDLSENQWFLIDTGVHPYPSRWGHAMASSINDSGIFLYGGRAHAGGYLSDFWRYDIKTNQWCFLATEGNPGKRSDHSMAAIWNDDKFVMFGGYNDYEFTNETWVYDTSENRWSLRSQSNPPSARWRQTEATVFFDDKAIMFGGCLLAPNIDWAETWIYDAGDDQWYLREPSDKPPGRSTTAMAPVKNKDLVVLFGGYNFSSGNVLNDTWVYSFSPYLWNGTYRSPYLDLGGPSRLVALCWTAAAPPGTSILFQLRAAESESALQSADFVGPDGTPDSYYTENSTIHGVPHGARWFQYRALLKTENQSLTPSLYKVVITYNRIPEAPALVSPPEKKWTNVSRPVFTWIFRDADSSVQGGYELQLDRSLKFSPALYTSGEVESGNTSHAPSISIKDGVWYWRVRTRDRDGDWGPFSEARELWLDATPPRPFAPEAAPSGWTSVVPSISYSTSDDASGIDRYEFFIDGEAYAFQENPFTPPDPGEGAHEVVVRAFDRAGNFRDGRVEIYIDRSPPEPFEPLASPPCWTRSAPQIFFNAEDRLSGVERYEVSVDGGPFTVHSSPCVLPDLSDGTHNVVVRAHDRAGNFREANVTVYIDRTAPEFLGLSVEPSGWTNGDPVVVFVAEDGLSGVERHEVSVDGGDFSVQTSPFVPANLGDGAHTIVVRAFDRAGNFVEGTATALVDRTPPMPFEPVVVPGGWTNTPPEVRFNTSDGLSGIAGYELQVGGGSFMKATSPWRAEGVGDGVHEVTVRALDAAGNSRDARVTIYIDRTPPVNVSVLVNGGARYTERRLVRLTVSASDELSGPERMRLSNDGVNYTEWEPFSTERNWTLPGGHGTKTVYVVVSDRAGNEAEAVARIVYRPSGEGGPLAGAALSALVIVACALGAAGALWLWRRWRAGRVRR, encoded by the coding sequence ATGCCGCGCAGGAGAGCACAAATATTGATGATGGCGCATATGATACTATTCGCATCCTTAACGACATCTCTGGAAAGTTCCTCAGACCATTCGACAATATCTCCGACAATAACGAGCAATGACATGGATTTCAATGGAACGGGCTGCCTCTTTGAGAATTGTCTGATCCGAGGCACTGGCACCGACGCCCGCATTGAACTAGATCTCAACCTGACGGGGGTCTGGAAAGAAAGGGCCCCGTCGGTTTCTCCCGCTCCAAGGTGCTGGCACGCGATGGCCGCGATCGGCAATGACGATAAAATAATCCTCTATGGAGGACTGAGCAAAGAATACAGCGGATGGATTCTACTCAATGACACATGGGTCTACGATTTGAGCGAAAATACCTGGACCCACACGTTTCCCCCGCGCGACCCCTCAGGAAGATACGCTCACGCGATGGCGACCATCTGGGGTGACGATAAGGTGGTGCTTTACGGCGGGCATTCGAACAATATGACCGATTCGAATATCAATGGAACATGGGTGTACGACCTGAGTGAGAATCAATGGTTTCTTATCGACACCGGCGTTCACCCCTATCCCTCTCGCTGGGGGCATGCCATGGCCTCGAGCATTAATGACTCCGGAATCTTTCTTTACGGAGGTAGAGCCCATGCTGGAGGATATCTCTCGGATTTCTGGAGATACGATATCAAGACAAATCAATGGTGCTTTCTTGCTACTGAAGGCAATCCCGGAAAAAGAAGTGATCATTCAATGGCTGCTATATGGAATGACGATAAATTTGTAATGTTCGGCGGATATAACGATTATGAATTCACGAATGAGACTTGGGTATATGATACAAGCGAGAACAGGTGGAGCCTGCGGTCGCAATCGAACCCTCCTTCTGCCAGATGGAGGCAAACGGAAGCGACCGTATTTTTTGATGATAAAGCCATCATGTTCGGGGGCTGCCTGCTTGCTCCAAATATTGACTGGGCGGAAACATGGATATATGACGCCGGGGATGATCAATGGTATTTAAGAGAACCATCAGACAAACCGCCGGGCCGGAGTACGACTGCGATGGCGCCGGTAAAAAATAAAGACCTTGTCGTTTTATTCGGAGGCTATAATTTTTCAAGCGGTAATGTGCTGAACGATACGTGGGTCTACAGCTTTTCTCCCTACCTTTGGAACGGCACCTACCGCTCCCCCTACCTCGACCTCGGCGGCCCCTCGCGGCTTGTGGCGCTCTGCTGGACAGCGGCCGCGCCGCCCGGGACCTCCATTCTCTTCCAGCTCCGCGCGGCTGAGAGCGAGAGCGCGCTCCAGTCTGCGGACTTCGTCGGCCCGGACGGAACTCCCGATTCATATTACACCGAGAACTCCACAATCCATGGCGTCCCGCACGGCGCGAGGTGGTTCCAGTACAGGGCGCTTTTGAAGACGGAGAACCAGTCCCTGACGCCCTCGCTATATAAAGTTGTCATAACATACAATCGCATTCCCGAGGCGCCCGCGCTGGTGAGTCCACCGGAAAAGAAATGGACCAATGTTAGCAGGCCGGTTTTTACATGGATATTCAGAGACGCCGACTCCTCCGTACAGGGCGGCTACGAACTCCAGCTCGACCGGAGCCTGAAATTCTCCCCGGCGCTGTACACGAGCGGGGAGGTCGAGTCGGGGAACACCTCCCACGCCCCCTCCATTTCAATCAAGGACGGCGTCTGGTACTGGAGGGTCAGGACGAGGGACAGGGACGGCGACTGGGGGCCGTTCAGCGAGGCGCGCGAGCTCTGGCTGGACGCGACGCCCCCCCGCCCCTTCGCTCCGGAGGCCGCGCCCTCCGGCTGGACGAGTGTGGTTCCGTCCATTTCTTACTCCACATCGGACGACGCAAGCGGCATCGACCGCTACGAGTTTTTCATCGACGGCGAGGCCTACGCGTTTCAGGAGAACCCCTTCACGCCGCCCGACCCGGGCGAGGGCGCTCACGAGGTCGTGGTCAGGGCCTTTGACAGGGCCGGGAACTTCAGGGACGGGAGGGTGGAGATATACATAGACCGGAGCCCTCCGGAGCCCTTCGAGCCGCTGGCGTCCCCCCCGTGCTGGACGAGGAGCGCTCCGCAGATATTCTTCAATGCGGAGGACAGGCTGAGCGGAGTCGAGCGCTACGAGGTCTCCGTGGACGGCGGGCCCTTCACTGTCCATAGTAGCCCGTGCGTCCTTCCTGACCTGAGCGACGGAACCCACAACGTCGTCGTCAGGGCCCACGACCGCGCGGGAAACTTCCGCGAAGCTAATGTCACTGTATATATCGACAGGACGGCCCCGGAATTTCTGGGGCTCTCGGTGGAGCCCTCCGGATGGACGAACGGGGACCCTGTGGTTGTTTTCGTTGCGGAGGATGGCCTGAGCGGGGTCGAGCGCCACGAGGTCAGCGTGGACGGGGGGGACTTCTCTGTGCAGACCAGCCCCTTCGTGCCGGCAAATCTGGGCGATGGCGCCCACACAATCGTCGTGAGGGCCTTCGACAGGGCCGGGAATTTTGTCGAGGGGACTGCCACCGCCCTCGTCGACAGGACGCCCCCGATGCCCTTCGAGCCCGTGGTGGTTCCCGGGGGCTGGACAAATACGCCGCCGGAGGTCCGGTTCAACACGAGCGACGGGCTGAGCGGGATTGCGGGCTACGAGCTTCAGGTGGGCGGCGGGTCGTTCATGAAGGCGACGAGTCCGTGGAGGGCGGAGGGAGTTGGGGACGGTGTCCATGAGGTCACCGTGAGGGCGCTGGATGCTGCGGGGAACAGTCGCGATGCGCGGGTGACGATTTACATTGACAGGACTCCTCCGGTGAATGTCTCGGTCCTCGTCAACGGCGGGGCGCGATATACGGAGCGGAGGCTCGTCCGCCTGACGGTATCGGCGAGCGACGAGCTCTCCGGGCCGGAAAGGATGCGCCTCAGCAATGACGGGGTCAATTACACGGAGTGGGAGCCATTCAGCACGGAGAGGAACTGGACGCTACCGGGCGGCCACGGTACGAAAACGGTTTATGTCGTGGTGAGCGACCGCGCCGGGAACGAGGCGGAGGCGGTGGCGAGAATTGTCTACAGGCCTTCGGGGGAAGGGGGCCCGCTCGCCGGGGCCGCGCTGTCGGCGCTGGTGATTGTGGCGTGCGCGCTCGGGGCGGCCGGAGCGCTCTGGCTCTGGAGGCGCTGGAGGGCGGGGAGGGTGCGCCGGTGA
- a CDS encoding DUF2240 family protein has protein sequence MRLLSAEAGGGGRASETEELRRAVALIFRRKAKDFLTDREFVFSASMDLRWFNYSDAMRLLETALRAGLVRREGKAVTPTFNHRSVELPPGFRPSASILTAGPSPMPETLLTRIADDIAKKSGRERPAVMAEINKRREELGLEPEIAALLIARASGVDIDPMLDEAERAIRERIARRVEREPVGPKRDEEE, from the coding sequence GTGAGACTCTTGTCCGCGGAGGCGGGAGGCGGGGGCCGCGCGAGCGAGACGGAGGAGCTCAGGCGCGCCGTGGCTCTGATATTCAGGCGGAAGGCCAAGGACTTCCTGACGGACAGGGAGTTCGTCTTCTCGGCATCGATGGACCTACGCTGGTTCAACTACTCGGACGCAATGAGGCTGCTCGAGACCGCGCTACGGGCCGGGCTGGTCAGGCGCGAGGGGAAGGCAGTCACGCCGACCTTCAACCACAGGAGCGTCGAGCTCCCGCCGGGCTTCAGGCCCTCGGCCTCTATCCTGACGGCAGGGCCATCGCCAATGCCGGAGACGCTCCTGACGCGCATCGCGGACGACATCGCAAAGAAATCGGGGAGGGAGAGGCCCGCAGTGATGGCCGAGATAAACAAAAGGCGGGAGGAGCTGGGGCTCGAGCCCGAGATCGCGGCGCTCCTCATCGCGCGCGCCTCGGGCGTGGACATCGACCCGATGCTGGACGAGGCCGAGAGGGCGATAAGGGAGAGAATCGCTCGCAGGGTCGAGCGCGAGCCGGTGGGGCCAAAGAGGGACGAGGAGGAGTAG
- a CDS encoding HisA/HisF-related TIM barrel protein: MIQTQERGFDVMPAVSVLDGEIVIVRGGRYERLEDESGRPLDPASFVEQLMESYERAFIVDITGIETGEPQLRLLQELSEAGEIWVDPGVRKAETALDVLVAGAAHVVFGTKTLAGVEELSKALGDTEEVSLGIDWEGRVVAFDEQLKHLSPRTLLDISRNLGLKRIFFNDLGRSNSRKPIEARIISELTRGPLELYVGGGVMQDDLPAIKAAGAKGALLSLLSIVKEAG; the protein is encoded by the coding sequence GTGATTCAAACGCAGGAGCGGGGGTTCGACGTGATGCCCGCCGTGTCCGTCCTCGACGGCGAAATCGTTATCGTCAGGGGAGGCCGGTACGAGAGGCTCGAGGACGAGAGCGGCAGACCCCTCGACCCCGCCTCTTTCGTCGAGCAGCTGATGGAGAGCTATGAGAGAGCCTTCATAGTAGACATCACCGGCATAGAGACCGGCGAGCCCCAGCTCCGGCTGCTCCAGGAGCTCTCGGAGGCGGGCGAGATATGGGTGGACCCGGGCGTCAGGAAGGCGGAGACCGCGCTCGACGTGCTCGTCGCGGGCGCGGCCCACGTGGTCTTCGGCACCAAGACGCTGGCGGGAGTCGAGGAGCTCTCGAAGGCCCTGGGCGACACAGAGGAGGTCTCGCTCGGAATAGACTGGGAGGGCCGGGTAGTGGCTTTCGACGAGCAGCTAAAGCATCTGAGCCCCCGGACGCTGCTCGACATCTCGCGTAACCTAGGCCTGAAAAGGATATTCTTTAACGACCTTGGCCGAAGCAACTCGAGGAAGCCCATCGAGGCGCGAATCATCTCAGAGCTCACGAGGGGGCCGCTCGAGCTCTATGTCGGCGGTGGCGTGATGCAGGACGACCTTCCGGCGATAAAGGCGGCGGGCGCGAAGGGCGCACTGCTCAGCCTTTTGTCCATCGTGAAGGAAGCGGGGTGA
- the nifU gene encoding Fe-S cluster assembly scaffold protein NifU: MYSEKVMDHFMNPRNMGEMKDADGVGKVGNPTCGDLMFVYIKVKDDVITDIKFKTFGCGAAIATSSMVTELAKGKTLDEALRITRADIASELGGLPPVKMHCSNLAADALHAAIKDYLEKNGRDASHIKVRTEVECHLEKAGSR, encoded by the coding sequence ATGTACTCAGAGAAGGTCATGGACCACTTCATGAACCCGCGCAACATGGGCGAGATGAAGGACGCGGACGGCGTCGGGAAGGTGGGGAACCCGACCTGCGGGGATCTGATGTTTGTTTACATAAAGGTTAAGGACGACGTCATCACTGACATCAAGTTCAAGACCTTCGGCTGCGGCGCTGCGATCGCGACGAGCAGCATGGTGACAGAGCTCGCGAAGGGCAAGACGCTCGACGAGGCGCTGAGAATCACTAGGGCCGACATCGCAAGCGAGCTCGGAGGCCTTCCACCGGTCAAGATGCACTGCTCCAATCTTGCCGCGGACGCTCTCCACGCCGCAATAAAGGACTATCTGGAGAAGAATGGCCGGGACGCCTCGCACATAAAGGTCAGGACGGAGGTCGAGTGCCACCTCGAGAAGGCCGGGTCCAGGTGA